Proteins from a single region of Antechinus flavipes isolate AdamAnt ecotype Samford, QLD, Australia chromosome 2, AdamAnt_v2, whole genome shotgun sequence:
- the LOC127552069 gene encoding uncharacterized protein LOC127552069 isoform X19, which yields MSEVEGTLEQRISEVEGTLEQRISEVEGILEQRILEVEGTLVQRMLEVEGTLVQRMLEVEGTLEQRILEVEGTLVQRISEVEGTLEQRILEVEGTLVQRISEVEGTLEQRISEVEGTLEQRISEVEGTLEQRMLEMEGTLVQRMLEVEGTLEQRILEVEGTLEQRMSEVEGTLEQRISEVEGTLEQRMLEMEGTLVQRMLEVEGTLEQRILEVEGTLVQRISEVEGTLVQRMSEVEGTLEQRILEVEGTLEQRILEVEGTLVQRISEVEGTLVQRISEVEGTLEQRISEVEGTLEQRISEVEGTLEQNIGGGRDPGTEYRRRKGP from the exons atgtcagaggtggaaGGGACCCTAGAACAGAGAATATCGGAGGTGGAAGGGACCCTAGAACAGAGAATATCGGAGGTGGAAGGGATCCTAGAACAGAGAATATtggaggtggaagggaccttagtacAGAGAATGTtggaggtggaagggaccttagtacAGAGAATGTtggaggtggaagggaccttagaacaaagaatattggaggtggaagggaccttagtacAGAGAATATCGGag GTGGAAGGGACCCTAGAACAGAGAATATtggaggtggaagggaccttagtacAGAGAATATCGGAGGTGGAAGGGACCCTGGAACAGAGAATATCGGAG gtggaagggaccctagaacagagaatatcggaggtggaagggaccttagaacagagaatgttggagatggaagggaccttagtacAGAGAATGTtggaggtggaagggaccttagaacaaagaatattgGAG GTGGAAGGGACcctagaacagagaatgtcagaggtgGAAGGGACCCTGGAACAGAGAATATCggaggtggaagggaccttagaacagagaatgttggagatggaagggaccttagtacAGAGAATGTtggaggtggaagggaccttagaacaaagaatattggaggtggaagggaccttagtacAGAGAATATCggaggtggaagggaccttagtacAGAGAATGTCGGAGGTGGAAGGGACCCTGGAACAGAGAATATtggaggtggaagggaccttagaacaaagaatattggaggtggaagggaccttagtacAGAGAATATCGGag gtggaagggaccttagtacAGAGAATATCGGAGGTGGAAGGGACCCTGGAACAGAGAATATCGGAGGTGGAAGGGACCCTGGAACAGAGAATATCGGAG GTGGAAGGGACCCTGGAACAGAATATCGGAGGTGGAAGGGACCCTGGAACAGAATATCGGAGGCGGAAGGGACCCTAG
- the LOC127552069 gene encoding uncharacterized protein LOC127552069 isoform X9: MSEVEGTLEQRISEVEGTLEQRISEVEGTLVQRISEVEETLVQRMSEVEGTLEQRISEVEGTLEQRISEVEGTLVQRILEVEGTLVQRMLEVEGTLVQRMLEVEGTLEQRILEVEGTLVQRISEVEGTLVQRISEVEGTLEQRISEVEGTLEQRISEVEGTLEQRMLEMEGTLVQRMLEVEGTLEQRILEVEGTLEQRMSEVEGTLEQRISEVEGTLEQRMLEMEGTLVQRMLEVEGTLEQRILEVEGTLVQRISEVEGTLVQRMSEVEGTLEQRILEVEGTLEQRILEVEGTLVQRISEVEGTLVQRISEVEGTLEQRISEVEGTLEQRISEVEGTLEQNIGGGRDPGTEYRRRKGP; encoded by the exons atgtcagaggtggaaGGGACCCTAGAACAGAGAATATCGGAGGTGGAAGGGACCCTAGAACAGAGAATATCGGAG gtggaagggaccttagtacAGAGAATATCGGag GTGGAAGAGACCTTAGTacagagaatgtcagaggtggaagggaccctagaacagagaatatcggaggtggaagggaccctagaacagagaatatcggaggtggaagggaccttagtacAGAGAATATtggaggtggaagggaccttagtacAGAGAATGTtggaggtggaagggaccttagtacAGAGAATGTtggaggtggaagggaccttagaacaaagaatattggaggtggaagggaccttagtacAGAGAATATCGGag gtggaagggaccttagtacAGAGAATATCGGAGGTGGAAGGGACCCTGGAACAGAGAATATCGGAG gtggaagggaccctagaacagagaatatcggaggtggaagggaccttagaacagagaatgttggagatggaagggaccttagtacAGAGAATGTtggaggtggaagggaccttagaacaaagaatattgGAG GTGGAAGGGACcctagaacagagaatgtcagaggtgGAAGGGACCCTGGAACAGAGAATATCggaggtggaagggaccttagaacagagaatgttggagatggaagggaccttagtacAGAGAATGTtggaggtggaagggaccttagaacaaagaatattggaggtggaagggaccttagtacAGAGAATATCggaggtggaagggaccttagtacAGAGAATGTCGGAGGTGGAAGGGACCCTGGAACAGAGAATATtggaggtggaagggaccttagaacaaagaatattggaggtggaagggaccttagtacAGAGAATATCGGag gtggaagggaccttagtacAGAGAATATCGGAGGTGGAAGGGACCCTGGAACAGAGAATATCGGAGGTGGAAGGGACCCTGGAACAGAGAATATCGGAG GTGGAAGGGACCCTGGAACAGAATATCGGAGGTGGAAGGGACCCTGGAACAGAATATCGGAGGCGGAAGGGACCCTAG
- the LOC127552069 gene encoding uncharacterized protein LOC127552069 isoform X25, whose amino-acid sequence MSEVEGTLEQRISEVEGTLEQRISEVEGILEQRILEVEGTLVQRMLEVEGTLVQRMLEVEGTLEQRILEVEGTLVQRISEVEGTLEQRILEVEGTLVQRISEVEGTLEQRISEVEGTLEQRMLEMEGTLVQRMLEVEGTLEQRILEVEGTLEQRMSEVEGTLEQRISEVEGTLEQRMLEMEGTLVQRMLEVEGTLEQRILEVEGTLVQRISEVEGTLVQRMSEVEGTLEQRILEVEGTLEQRILEVEGTLVQRISEVEGTLVQRISEVEGTLEQRISEVEGTLEQRISEVEGTLEQNIGGGRDPGTEYRRRKGP is encoded by the exons atgtcagaggtggaaGGGACCCTAGAACAGAGAATATCGGAGGTGGAAGGGACCCTAGAACAGAGAATATCGGAGGTGGAAGGGATCCTAGAACAGAGAATATtggaggtggaagggaccttagtacAGAGAATGTtggaggtggaagggaccttagtacAGAGAATGTtggaggtggaagggaccttagaacaaagaatattggaggtggaagggaccttagtacAGAGAATATCGGag GTGGAAGGGACCCTAGAACAGAGAATATtggaggtggaagggaccttagtacAGAGAATATCGGAGGTGGAAGGGACCCTGGAACAGAGAATATCGGAG gtggaagggaccttagaacagagaatgttggagatggaagggaccttagtacAGAGAATGTtggaggtggaagggaccttagaacaaagaatattgGAG GTGGAAGGGACcctagaacagagaatgtcagaggtgGAAGGGACCCTGGAACAGAGAATATCggaggtggaagggaccttagaacagagaatgttggagatggaagggaccttagtacAGAGAATGTtggaggtggaagggaccttagaacaaagaatattggaggtggaagggaccttagtacAGAGAATATCggaggtggaagggaccttagtacAGAGAATGTCGGAGGTGGAAGGGACCCTGGAACAGAGAATATtggaggtggaagggaccttagaacaaagaatattggaggtggaagggaccttagtacAGAGAATATCGGag gtggaagggaccttagtacAGAGAATATCGGAGGTGGAAGGGACCCTGGAACAGAGAATATCGGAGGTGGAAGGGACCCTGGAACAGAGAATATCGGAG GTGGAAGGGACCCTGGAACAGAATATCGGAGGTGGAAGGGACCCTGGAACAGAATATCGGAGGCGGAAGGGACCCTAG
- the LOC127552069 gene encoding uncharacterized protein LOC127552069 isoform X24 yields the protein MSEVEGTLEQRISEVEGTLEQRISEVEGILEQRILEVEGTLVQRMLEVEGTLVQRMLEVEGTLEQRILEVEGTLVQRISEVEGTLVQRISEVEGTLEQRISEVEGTLEQRISEVEGTLEQRMLEMEGTLVQRMLEVEGTLEQRILEVEGTLEQRMSEVEGTLEQRISEVEGTLEQRMLEMEGTLVQRMLEVEGTLEQRILEVEGTLVQRISEVEGTLVQRMSEVEGTLEQRILEVEGTLEQRILEVEGTLVQRISEVEGTLVQRISEVEGTLEQRISEVEGTLEQRISEVEGTLEQNIGGGRDPGTEYRRRKGP from the exons atgtcagaggtggaaGGGACCCTAGAACAGAGAATATCGGAGGTGGAAGGGACCCTAGAACAGAGAATATCGGAGGTGGAAGGGATCCTAGAACAGAGAATATtggaggtggaagggaccttagtacAGAGAATGTtggaggtggaagggaccttagtacAGAGAATGTtggaggtggaagggaccttagaacaaagaatattggaggtggaagggaccttagtacAGAGAATATCGGag gtggaagggaccttagtacAGAGAATATCGGAGGTGGAAGGGACCCTGGAACAGAGAATATCGGAG gtggaagggaccctagaacagagaatatcggaggtggaagggaccttagaacagagaatgttggagatggaagggaccttagtacAGAGAATGTtggaggtggaagggaccttagaacaaagaatattgGAG GTGGAAGGGACcctagaacagagaatgtcagaggtgGAAGGGACCCTGGAACAGAGAATATCggaggtggaagggaccttagaacagagaatgttggagatggaagggaccttagtacAGAGAATGTtggaggtggaagggaccttagaacaaagaatattggaggtggaagggaccttagtacAGAGAATATCggaggtggaagggaccttagtacAGAGAATGTCGGAGGTGGAAGGGACCCTGGAACAGAGAATATtggaggtggaagggaccttagaacaaagaatattggaggtggaagggaccttagtacAGAGAATATCGGag gtggaagggaccttagtacAGAGAATATCGGAGGTGGAAGGGACCCTGGAACAGAGAATATCGGAGGTGGAAGGGACCCTGGAACAGAGAATATCGGAG GTGGAAGGGACCCTGGAACAGAATATCGGAGGTGGAAGGGACCCTGGAACAGAATATCGGAGGCGGAAGGGACCCTAG
- the LOC127552069 gene encoding uncharacterized protein LOC127552069 isoform X13 — MSEVEGTLEQRISEVEGTLEQRISEVEGTLVQRISEVEGTLEQRISEVEGTLEQRISEVEGTLVQRILEVEGTLVQRMLEVEGTLVQRMLEVEGTLEQRILEVEGTLVQRISEVEGTLVQRISEVEGTLEQRISEVEGTLEQRISEVEGTLEQRMLEMEGTLVQRMLEVEGTLEQRILEVEGTLEQRMSEVEGTLEQRISEVEGTLEQRMLEMEGTLVQRMLEVEGTLEQRILEVEGTLVQRISEVEGTLVQRMSEVEGTLEQRILEVEGTLEQRILEVEGTLVQRISEVEGTLVQRISEVEGTLEQRISEVEGTLEQRISEVEGTLEQNIGGGRDPGTEYRRRKGP; from the exons atgtcagaggtggaaGGGACCCTAGAACAGAGAATATCGGAGGTGGAAGGGACCCTAGAACAGAGAATATCGGAG gtggaagggaccttagtacAGAGAATATCGGag gtggaagggaccctagaacagagaatatcggaggtggaagggaccctagaacagagaatatcggaggtggaagggaccttagtacAGAGAATATtggaggtggaagggaccttagtacAGAGAATGTtggaggtggaagggaccttagtacAGAGAATGTtggaggtggaagggaccttagaacaaagaatattggaggtggaagggaccttagtacAGAGAATATCGGag gtggaagggaccttagtacAGAGAATATCGGAGGTGGAAGGGACCCTGGAACAGAGAATATCGGAG gtggaagggaccctagaacagagaatatcggaggtggaagggaccttagaacagagaatgttggagatggaagggaccttagtacAGAGAATGTtggaggtggaagggaccttagaacaaagaatattgGAG GTGGAAGGGACcctagaacagagaatgtcagaggtgGAAGGGACCCTGGAACAGAGAATATCggaggtggaagggaccttagaacagagaatgttggagatggaagggaccttagtacAGAGAATGTtggaggtggaagggaccttagaacaaagaatattggaggtggaagggaccttagtacAGAGAATATCggaggtggaagggaccttagtacAGAGAATGTCGGAGGTGGAAGGGACCCTGGAACAGAGAATATtggaggtggaagggaccttagaacaaagaatattggaggtggaagggaccttagtacAGAGAATATCGGag gtggaagggaccttagtacAGAGAATATCGGAGGTGGAAGGGACCCTGGAACAGAGAATATCGGAGGTGGAAGGGACCCTGGAACAGAGAATATCGGAG GTGGAAGGGACCCTGGAACAGAATATCGGAGGTGGAAGGGACCCTGGAACAGAATATCGGAGGCGGAAGGGACCCTAG
- the LOC127552069 gene encoding uncharacterized protein LOC127552069 isoform X22 codes for MSEVEGTLEQRILEVEGTLEQRISEVEGTLEQRISEVEGTLVQRILEVEGTLVQRMLEVEGTLVQRMLEVEGTLEQRILEVEGTLVQRISEVEGTLVQRISEVEGTLEQRISEVEGTLEQRISEVEGTLEQRMLEMEGTLVQRMLEVEGTLEQRILEVEGTLEQRMSEVEGTLEQRISEVEGTLEQRMLEMEGTLVQRMLEVEGTLEQRILEVEGTLVQRISEVEGTLVQRMSEVEGTLEQRILEVEGTLEQRILEVEGTLVQRISEVEGTLVQRISEVEGTLEQRISEVEGTLEQRISEVEGTLEQNIGGGRDPGTEYRRRKGP; via the exons atgtcagag GTGGAAGGGACCCTAGAACAGAGAATATTGGAG gtggaagggaccctagaacagagaatatcggaggtggaagggaccctagaacagagaatatcggaggtggaagggaccttagtacAGAGAATATtggaggtggaagggaccttagtacAGAGAATGTtggaggtggaagggaccttagtacAGAGAATGTtggaggtggaagggaccttagaacaaagaatattggaggtggaagggaccttagtacAGAGAATATCGGag gtggaagggaccttagtacAGAGAATATCGGAGGTGGAAGGGACCCTGGAACAGAGAATATCGGAG gtggaagggaccctagaacagagaatatcggaggtggaagggaccttagaacagagaatgttggagatggaagggaccttagtacAGAGAATGTtggaggtggaagggaccttagaacaaagaatattgGAG GTGGAAGGGACcctagaacagagaatgtcagaggtgGAAGGGACCCTGGAACAGAGAATATCggaggtggaagggaccttagaacagagaatgttggagatggaagggaccttagtacAGAGAATGTtggaggtggaagggaccttagaacaaagaatattggaggtggaagggaccttagtacAGAGAATATCggaggtggaagggaccttagtacAGAGAATGTCGGAGGTGGAAGGGACCCTGGAACAGAGAATATtggaggtggaagggaccttagaacaaagaatattggaggtggaagggaccttagtacAGAGAATATCGGag gtggaagggaccttagtacAGAGAATATCGGAGGTGGAAGGGACCCTGGAACAGAGAATATCGGAGGTGGAAGGGACCCTGGAACAGAGAATATCGGAG GTGGAAGGGACCCTGGAACAGAATATCGGAGGTGGAAGGGACCCTGGAACAGAATATCGGAGGCGGAAGGGACCCTAG
- the LOC127552069 gene encoding uncharacterized protein LOC127552069 isoform X21, whose protein sequence is MSEVEGTLEQRISEVEGTLEQRISEVEGILEQRILEVEGTLVQRMLEVEGTLVQRMLEVEGTLEQRILEVEGTLVQRISEVEGTLVQRISEVEGTLVQRISEVEGTLEQRISEVEGTLEQRISEVEGTLEQRMLEMEGTLVQRMLEVEGTLEQRILEVEGTLEQRMSEVEGTLEQRISEVEGTLEQRMLEMEGTLVQRMLEVEGTLEQRILEVEGTLVQRISEVEGTLVQRMSEVEGTLEQRILEVEGTLEQRILEVEGTLVQRISEVEGTLVQRISEVEGTLEQRISEVEGTLEQRISEVEGTLEQNIGGGRDPGTEYRRRKGP, encoded by the exons atgtcagaggtggaaGGGACCCTAGAACAGAGAATATCGGAGGTGGAAGGGACCCTAGAACAGAGAATATCGGAGGTGGAAGGGATCCTAGAACAGAGAATATtggaggtggaagggaccttagtacAGAGAATGTtggaggtggaagggaccttagtacAGAGAATGTtggaggtggaagggaccttagaacaaagaatattggaggtggaagggaccttagtacAGAGAATATCGGag gtggaagggaccttagtacAGAGAATATCGGag gtggaagggaccttagtacAGAGAATATCGGAGGTGGAAGGGACCCTGGAACAGAGAATATCGGAG gtggaagggaccctagaacagagaatatcggaggtggaagggaccttagaacagagaatgttggagatggaagggaccttagtacAGAGAATGTtggaggtggaagggaccttagaacaaagaatattgGAG GTGGAAGGGACcctagaacagagaatgtcagaggtgGAAGGGACCCTGGAACAGAGAATATCggaggtggaagggaccttagaacagagaatgttggagatggaagggaccttagtacAGAGAATGTtggaggtggaagggaccttagaacaaagaatattggaggtggaagggaccttagtacAGAGAATATCggaggtggaagggaccttagtacAGAGAATGTCGGAGGTGGAAGGGACCCTGGAACAGAGAATATtggaggtggaagggaccttagaacaaagaatattggaggtggaagggaccttagtacAGAGAATATCGGag gtggaagggaccttagtacAGAGAATATCGGAGGTGGAAGGGACCCTGGAACAGAGAATATCGGAGGTGGAAGGGACCCTGGAACAGAGAATATCGGAG GTGGAAGGGACCCTGGAACAGAATATCGGAGGTGGAAGGGACCCTGGAACAGAATATCGGAGGCGGAAGGGACCCTAG